A single Plasmodium sp. gorilla clade G2 genome assembly, chromosome: 7 DNA region contains:
- a CDS encoding eukaryotic translation initiation factor 2 alpha subunit, putative, whose translation MTEMRVKADLGDCRFYKKKFPEVDDLIMVKVNRIEDMGAYVSILEYNDMEGMILMSELSKRRFRSVNKLIRVGRHEVVLVLRVDSQKGYIDLSKRRVSPKDIIKCEEKFSKSKKVHQTVRHVAKEHGITVEELNEKAIWPLYERYGHALDALKEATMNPENVFKGLDISEEIKNSLLKDIKLRLTPQALKLRGRIDVWCFGYEGIDAVKEALKKGKEISNDKVSINIKLIAPPQYVIVTSCHDKDLGMSKIQEAMKVISDKIKEYKGGDFKQQGEILVIGGDEEKRLEELLDKHDGISSDDDDYNSSDDDDENSSDEDENTSEEEEEEED comes from the exons ATGACTGAAATGCGAGTTAAAGCTGATTTGGGGGACTGccgtttttataaaaaaaagtttcCTGAAGTAGATGATTTGATTATGGTTAAGGTTAATAGAATTGAGGATATGGGAGCTTACGTTTCTATATTGGAATATAACGATATGGAag GTATGATTTTAATGTCCGAACTCTCCAAAAGAAGATTCAGAAGTGTTAACAAATTAATACGTGTAGGTAGGCATGAAGTTGTACTTGTTTTAAGAGTCGATAGCCAAAAAGGATATATCGATTTATCAAAAAGAAGAGTATCTCcaaaagatataataaaatgtgaAGAAAAATTTTCAAAGTCTAAAAAGGTACACCAGACAGTACGACATGTAGCTAAAGAACATGGTATTACTGTTGAAGAATTAAATGAGAAAGCTATATGGCCATTATATGAAAGATATGGACATGCTTTAGATGCATTGAAAGAAGCTACTATGAATCCAGAAAATGTATTTAAAGGATTAGATATATcagaagaaattaaaaattctttattaaaagatattaaACTAAGACTTACTCCACAAGCATTAAAATTAAGAGGCAGAATTGACGTCTGGTGTTTTGGATATGAAGGTATTGATGCTGTTAAAGAAGCTCtcaaaaaaggaaaagaaatatcaaatgataaagtctctattaatataaaattaattgcTCCTCCTCAATATGTTATTGTTACTTCCTGTCATGATAAAGATCTTGGTATGTCAAAAATTCAAGAAGCTATGAAAGTTATAAGtgataaaattaaagaatataaaggAGGTGATTTTAAACAACAAGGAGAAATATTAGTTATTGGAGGAGATGAAGAAAAACGTCTAGAAGAATTATTAGATAAGCATGATGGAATATCaagtgatgatgatgattataATTCTAGTGATGACGATGACGAAAATTCCAgtgatgaagatgaaaatacaagtgaagaagaagaggaagaagaagattaa